Proteins encoded in a region of the Prochlorothrix hollandica PCC 9006 = CALU 1027 genome:
- the rsmH gene encoding 16S rRNA (cytosine(1402)-N(4))-methyltransferase RsmH: protein MEKSKAWGAKAKTCIPTLNSLDPSGRDSATSLPPQPCNLPPLPPCPVTYHVPVLTAALLEYLAPTAQGLYLDATVGGGGHSQLLLEADPQGHLWAIDQDREALAAAQERLAGYGDRVQFWQGNFADFEPGDRRFDGIVADLGVSSAQLDRPERGFSFRHTAPLDMRMNSQQALTAAEIINHWSEKDLADIFYTYGEERLSRRIARAIVAQRPLHTTTDLAEVISRSVPKKYRYGRIHPATRVFQGLRIAVNGELTVLDTLLAKAPLWLAPGGRLALISFHSLEDRRVKQAFKASPLLDILTKKPLIADDAEIQANPRSRSAKLRVAQRRRDQG from the coding sequence ATGGAAAAATCTAAAGCCTGGGGAGCCAAGGCCAAAACCTGCATCCCAACGCTGAACAGCCTAGACCCATCGGGTCGCGACTCTGCAACATCTCTCCCACCTCAGCCCTGTAACCTGCCCCCCTTACCCCCGTGCCCTGTGACCTACCATGTTCCCGTTTTAACCGCTGCCCTCTTGGAGTATCTGGCTCCGACGGCCCAAGGCTTGTATTTAGATGCCACCGTGGGAGGTGGGGGCCATAGCCAACTGTTACTAGAGGCCGATCCCCAGGGACACCTGTGGGCGATCGATCAAGACCGTGAAGCCTTAGCCGCAGCCCAGGAGCGGTTGGCGGGGTATGGCGATCGGGTGCAATTTTGGCAGGGCAACTTTGCGGACTTTGAACCGGGCGATCGCCGCTTCGATGGCATTGTGGCGGATTTGGGGGTCAGTTCTGCCCAACTCGATCGCCCAGAACGGGGCTTTAGTTTTCGCCACACCGCCCCCCTGGATATGCGCATGAATTCCCAGCAAGCCCTCACCGCTGCCGAGATCATTAACCACTGGTCCGAAAAAGATTTAGCCGATATTTTCTACACCTATGGGGAAGAGCGCCTTTCCCGCCGCATTGCCCGCGCGATCGTGGCCCAACGCCCCCTCCACACCACCACGGATTTAGCAGAGGTGATTAGCCGATCGGTGCCCAAAAAATACCGCTATGGCCGCATCCACCCCGCCACCCGCGTTTTCCAAGGGTTGCGCATCGCCGTCAATGGGGAGCTAACGGTGCTGGATACCCTGCTGGCCAAAGCGCCCCTGTGGCTGGCACCGGGGGGGCGGTTAGCCCTGATTAGTTTCCACAGCCTAGAGGATCGGCGGGTGAAGCAGGCGTTCAAAGCATCGCCGTTGCTGGATATTCTGACCAAGAAGCCCCTCATTGCCGATGACGCGGAGATCCAGGCCAATCCCCGATCGCGATCGGCCAAGCTCCGGGTCGCCCAACGCCGCCGGGATCAGGGATGA